A section of the Macadamia integrifolia cultivar HAES 741 chromosome 9, SCU_Mint_v3, whole genome shotgun sequence genome encodes:
- the LOC122089077 gene encoding protein argonaute 4A-like, producing the protein MDPSDAEGTGPPEALPPPPPIPPNIVPQKLDTEVKSEAVTKASKPKRVPMARTGIGRKGQSIQLLTNHFKVNVSNVNGFFFHYSVSVLYEDGRPAEGKGTGRRVMDRVHDTYESELAGKEFAYDGEKSLFTVGALPANKLEFTVVLQDMPSNRASGNESPGGNGSPNETDRKRLRRPYQSKTFKVEISFAAKIPMQSIANALRGQESENSQEALRVLDIILRQHAAKQGCLLVRQSFFHNDPKNFTDLGGGVLGCRGFHSSFRATQGGLSLNIDVSTTMIIQPGPVMDFLIANQKVRNPGEVDWAKAKRTLKNLRVKISPSNTEYKITGLSELPCNQQLFTLKLKGGRDENGDGNGSPQTIELTVYEYFKEYRHIELRYSDRLPCINVGKPKRPTYFPIELCSLVSLQRYTKALSTFQRSSLVEKSRQKPQERMRVLTDALKSNNYDSDSMLRACGVSINTNFTQVEGRVLPAPRLKVGSGEDFQPRNGRWNFNNKKLVEPSTIQRWAVVNFSARCDVRGLVRDMIKCGEQKGIHIEAPFNVFEESPQSRRGSPISRVEQMFDQIKSELPGLPQFLLCLLPERKNSDVYGPWKRKNLADFGIVTQCIAPTRVNDQYLTNVLLKINAKLGGMNSLLSVERSPSMPMISKAPTIILGMDVSHGSPGQSDVPSIAAVVSSRQWPLISRYRASVRTQSPKVEMIDNLFKRVSDTEDEGIIRELLLDFYGSSQKRKPDQIIIFRDGVSESQFNQVLNIELDQIIEACKFLDESWSPKFVVIVAQKNHHTKFFQPGSPDNVPPGTVIDNKVGHPRNNDFYMCSHAGMIGTTRPTHYHVLYDEIGYSPDDMQELVHSLSYVYQRSTTAVSVVAPICYAHLAATQVSQFIKFDDMSETSSGHGGVTSAGAVPVPELPRLHQNVSSSMFFC; encoded by the exons ATGGACCCTTCTGATGCTGAAGGAACAGGGCCCCCGGAGGCCCTACCGCCACCTCCACCAATTCCACCAAATATAGTTCCACAGAAATTGGACACAGAAGTCAAATCCGAGGCTGTAACAAAGGCTTCAAAGCCCAAGCGAGTCCCAATGGCCAGGACTGGTATTGGGAGAAAGGGGCAATCCATACAATTGTTAACAAATCATTTCAAGGTTAATGTTAGCAACGTTAATGGATTCTTTTTCCACTACAGT GTTTCGGTGTTATACGAAGATGGTCGTCCTGCAGAAGGAAAGGGTACTGGGAGAAGAGTGATGGACAGAGTTCATGACACTTATGAGTCTGAGCTAGCTGGTAAGGAATTTGCTTATGATGGGGAAAAGAGCTTGTTTACAGTTGGGGCTCTTCCTGCCAACAAGCTTGAATTCACTGTTGTGCTTCAGGATATGCCATCGAATAG AGCTTCGGGTAATGAAAGTCCTGGTGGTAATGGAAGCCCTAATGAGACTGATCGGAAAAGATTAAGGCGGCCATATCAGTCTAAGACATTTAAGGTGGAGATTAGTTTTGCAGCAAAAATCCCAATGCAGTCCATTGCTAATGCTCTACGTGGACAGGAGTCAGAGAACTCGCAGGAAGCCCTGAGAGTCTTAGATATCATTCTGAGGCAACATGCAGCAAAACA GGGCTGCCTTCTTGTACGCCAGTCTTTCTTCCACAATGATCCAAAGAACTTCactgacttgggaggtggtGTGCTGGGTTGCAGAGGATTCCATTCCAGTTTTCGAGCCACCCAAGGGGGTTTATCTCTTAATATTG ATGTATCTACCACAATGATAATACAACCAGGACCAGTGATGGATTTTCTAATTGCAAACCAAAAAGTTAGGAACCCTGGGGAGGTTGACTGGGCGAAG GCAAAACGAACGCTAAAAAATCTGAGGGTAAAGATTAGTCCCTCTAATACCGAGTATAAAATCACTGGATTGAGTGAGTTGCCCTGTAATCAGCAGCT GTTCACTCTCAAACTGAAGGGTGGAAGGGATGAGAATGGGGACGGAAATGGCTCTCCACAGACCATTGAACTGACGGTGTATGAGTATTTTAAGGAGTATCGTCATATAGAGTTACGCTACTCTGACAGATTGCCATGTATAAATGTTGGGAAACCAAAGAGGCCCACCTATTTCCCCATTGAG CTCTGTTCGTTGGTTTCTTTGCAACGCTATACGAAAGCATTATCAACTTTTCAAAGATCTTCACTGGTTGAGAAATCACGACAAAAACCCCAAGAGAGGATGAGGGTTTTGACTGAT GCCCTTAAAAGTAACAATTATGATTCTGACTCAATGCTACGGGCCTGTGGTGTTTCAATTAATACTAATTTTACGCAAGTTGAAGGCCGTGTCCTGCCAGCTCCGAGG TTAAAAGTGGGGAGCGGAGAGGACTTCCAGCCTCGCAATGGGCGGTGGAACTTCAACAATAAG AAATTGGTGGAGCCCTCGACAATTCAACGATGGGCTGTTGTGAACTTCTCAGCTCGTTGTGATGTCCGCGGTCTTGTTCGAGATATGATCAAATGTGGGGAGCAGAAAGGAATT CACATTGAAGCTCCTTTTAATGTATTTGAAGAGAGTCCTCAGTCTAGACGGGGTTCTCCTATTTCTAGAGTTGAACAGATGTTTGATCAGATAAAGTCAGAGCTTCCTGGGTTGCCCCAGTTTCTTCTCTGTCTTCTTCCAGAAAGGAAGAACTCTGATGTCTATG GTCCTTGGAAGCGGAAAAATCTTGCCGACTTTGGAATTGTAACTCAGTGCATTGCACCTACTAGGGTCAATGATCAGTACCTTACCAATGTTCTCTTGAAGATCAATGCAAAA CTTGGTGGTATGAACTCCCTGCTATCAGTTGAAAGGTCTCCGTCTATGCCTATGATCTCTAAGGCTCCCACCATCATCCTTGGCATGGATGTGTCGCATGGCTCTCCTGGCCAGTCTGATGTGCCATCTATTGCTGCT GTTGTCAGTTCGAGACAATGGCCATTGATTTCTCGCTACAGGGCATCAGTGCGTACACAGTCACCAAAGGTTGAAATGATCGATAATCTATTTAAGCGGGTATCAGATACTGAAGATGAAGGCATAATTCG GGAACTCTTGCTGGACTTCTATGGGAGTTCTCAGAAAAGGAAGCCTGATCAGATAATAATTTTCAG GGATGGGGTCAGTGAATCACAGTTCAATCAAGTCTTGAATATTGAATTGGATCAGATTATAGAG GCATGTAAGTTTCTTGATGAGTCGTGGTCCCCCAAGTTTGTGGTAATTGTTGCTCAGAAGAACCACCATACAAAATTCTTCCAGCCTGGATCTCCTGATAACGTCCCTCCTG GTACCGTCATTGACAACAAAGTTGGTCATCCACGCAATAATGATTTTTATATGTGTTCACATGCTGGGATGATT GGGACAACTCGGCCAACGCATTACCATGTTCTGTATGATGAAATTGGCTATTCACCTGATGATATGCAGGAACTTGTACATTCTCTGTCATATGT GTATCAGCGTAGCACAACTGCCGTTTCCGTAG TTGCTCCAATATGCTATGCACACTTGGCAGCCACTCAGGTGTCTCAATTCATTAAGTTTGATGACATGTCAGAGACGTCCTCAGGCCATGGTGGGGTAACATCTGCGGGAGCTGTGCCAGTACCTGAATTGCCTAGACTGCATCAGAACGTATCCAGTTCCATGTTCTTCTGCTAA